In Puntigrus tetrazona isolate hp1 chromosome 7, ASM1883169v1, whole genome shotgun sequence, the following are encoded in one genomic region:
- the mrpl21 gene encoding 39S ribosomal protein L21, mitochondrial, translating into MTLNRANIGGMLRLLLAAGARSSRTPEKRCLVPALKNFRCSSSILHPSRYEPQTSLSRPPWPELPAFDPAEEAERHRALVRKVNGLLEEGESGRLFAVVHFASRQWKVTDEDLILIENHIDAACGDRIRIEKVLLVGGKDFTLVGKPLLSRDLVQVHATVIEKTQSWPMVHMSFWKRHRFQKKRIIVQPQTVLRINSVQVSPRLF; encoded by the exons ATGACTTTGAACCGGGCGAACATCGGCGGGATGCTGCGGCTTCTCCTCGCCGCCGGAGCGCGTTCGTCCCGGACCCCGGAGAAAC GTTGTTTGGTTCCCGCTCTGAAGAACTTCCGGTGCTCCAGCAGCATCCTTCATCCCTCCAG GTATGAGCCGCAGACGTCCCTCTCCAGACCGCCGTGGCCCGAACTTCCTGCCTTTGATCCTGCAGAAGAAGCAGAACGGCATCGAG CGCTCGTGAGGAAGGTGAACGGTCTCCTCGAGGAGGGAGAGAGCGGACGCTTGTTTGCCGTCGTTCACTTTGCCAGCCGTCAGTGGAAAGTGACCGATGAAGACCTGATCCTGATCGAGAACCACATCGACGCGGCCTGCGGAGACAGGATACGGATAGAAAAG GTGTTGTTAGTTGGAGGAAAGGATTTCACTCTCGTTGGAAAACCACTTCTCAG CCGTGATTTAGTTCAAGTCCACGCTACGGTCATCGAGAAAACCCAGTCCTGGCCGATGGTCCACATGAGCTTCTGGAAGAGACATCGCttccaaaaaaagagaa TCATCGTTCAGCCGCAGACCGTGTTAAGGATCAACTCCGTTCAAGTTTCTCCTCGGCTGTTTTAA